One Oncorhynchus masou masou isolate Uvic2021 chromosome 18, UVic_Omas_1.1, whole genome shotgun sequence DNA window includes the following coding sequences:
- the mmp25b gene encoding matrix metalloproteinase-25 — translation MFGTVYGLIWMTGTMGLFISTGHPSPTPMPDQYARGLDWLSRYGYLPPPDPRTSKLQTKDGVEQAIREMQRFGGLEETGRLDKDTLNLMQMPRCSLPDIVGSEDMLKRKRRRKRYALSGLRWDRTDLTWSVHSYPNPSRSSSVFRPDTVEAILTLAFKAWSDVAPLRFRQLSGSDREDKGPRGDIRVSFTRSLHDDGYPFDGRGGTLAHAFFPGRDDVAGDTHFDDDEYWSYGGDSSSTDLFTVAVHEFGHALGLSHSSSDPSIMRPYYQGAVKDISSYNLPLDDRMAIQELYGRKESKPTVHPGGSVSTPSHPRLPSPPPPKPTKHSDRSFQSRCEGGFDAVANIRGEVFFFKGPHFWRMQRTGNLVSLNPALIRNFWMGLPPETNKIDAVYERKSDGIIIFFIGAQYWVFKDNVARPGYPRPLAEWGMRTKDGGKVQRVDAAFVWAHNGKTYLFSMGEFWKFDEGRKEEGRKPEGGYPKDAALWRGVPTDPDDIISWGEGDAYFFKDNLYWVMQRGGLDQDNVGPKSIAVDWLRCPHVPTPTPHLPANPHPRGKDCSCDLSRASAIPICSWLILLSVVVVFS, via the exons ATGTTTGGCACTGTGTATGGACTGATATGGATGACTGGTACCATGGGCTTGTTCATCTCAACGGGACATCCCTCGCCCACACCGATGCCTGACCAGTATGCCAGAGGACTG GATTGGTTGAGTCGGTATGGGTACCTCCCTCCTCCTGACCCTCGCACGAGCAAGCTGCAGACGAAAGATGGGGTCGAGCAGGCGATCCGCGAGATGCAGAGATTCGGAGGGCTCGAGGAAACGGGCAGACTGG ATAAAGACACTCTCAATCTCATGCAGATGCCTAGATGCTCTCTCCCTGACATTGTGGGATCAGAGGACATGTTgaaaaggaagaggaggaggaagagatacGCCCTGTCAGGCCTTCGCTGGGATAGGACCGACCTGACATGGAG TGTCCACAGTTACCCAAACCCCTCCCGTTCGAGCTCTGTCTTCCGCCCGGACACGGTGGAGGCGATCCTGACTCTGGCCTTCAAGGCCTGGAGTGACGTGGCCCCCCTCAGGTTCCGACAGCTCTCTGGGAGCGACAGAGAAGATAAGGGGCCCAGAGGGGACATCCGAGTGTCTTTTACCCGCTCGCTCCATGACGACGGGTACCCTTTCGACGGTAGAGGGGGCACCCTTGCCCACGCCTTCTTCCCGGGGAGGGATGACGTCGCCGGGGACACGCACTTCGATGACGATGAGTACTGGAGCTATGGAG GGGACAGCAGTAGCACAGACCTCTTCACAGTGGCGGTGCATGAGTTTGGCCACGCCCTgggtctgtcccactcttcctcGGATCCCTCCATTATGAGGCCCTACTACCAGGGAGCTGTGAAAGACATCTCCTCCTACAACCTCCCTCTGGATGACAGGATGGCCATTCAAGAGCTCTACG ggAGGAAGGAGAGCAAGCCTACAGTGCACCCTGGTGGCAGTGTTTCAACTCCCAGTCACCCCCGCCTGCCCAGTCCTCCACCTCCAAAGCCAACAAAACA TTCGGACCGCTCTTTCCAAAGTCGATGTGAGGGCGGCTTTGATGCTGTGGCAAATATCAGAGGAGAGGTCTTCTTTTTTAAGG GTCCACATTTCTGGAGGATGCAGAGGACAGGTAATCTTGTCTCCCTCAACCCAGCCCTGATTAGAAACTTCTGGATGGGGCTCCCCCCTGAAACCAACAAGATCGATGCCGTTTACGAGAGGAAGAGCGATGGCATCATCATCTTCTTCATCG GGGCTCAGTACTGGGTGTTCAAAGACAATGTGGCCCGCCCCGGCTACCCCAGGCCTCTGGCAGAGTGGGGGATGAGGACCAAGGATGGCGGGAAAGTGCAAAGAGTGGATGCTGCCTTTGTGTGGGCCCACAACGGGAAGACCTATCTATTCAGCATGGGTGAGTTCTGGAAGTTCGACGAGGGccgaaaggaggaggggaggaagccGGAGGGAGGCTACCCCAAAGACGCAGCCCTCTGGAGAGGGGTGCCAACGGACCCCGATGACATCATCAGCTGGGGTGAAG GAGATGCTTACTTCTTTAAGGACAACCTCTATTGGGTCAtgcagagaggaggactggaccAAGATAATGTCGGTCCAAAATCCATTGCGGTGGATTGGCTCAGGTGTCCACATGTACCCACACCTACACCCCACCTTCCAGCCAATCCTCATCCAAGGGGAAAAGACTGCAGCTGTGACTTGAGCAGAGCATCTGCAATTCCTATTTGCAGTTGGTTGATTCTGCTATCTGTCGTGGTAGTATTCAGCTGA